Proteins co-encoded in one Colletes latitarsis isolate SP2378_abdomen chromosome 2, iyColLati1, whole genome shotgun sequence genomic window:
- the LOC143347377 gene encoding diacylglycerol kinase eta isoform X8, which produces MSPKQQRTRSRFKVITPFRSLVLCGENRREMEDWLNALRTVAENHPQTDSGIAEMLSGNHQWYATSHARPTYCNVCRDALYGVTSHGLSCEICKYKVHKRCSIKAINNCKWTTLASIGKEIIEDQDGNITMPHQWMEGNLPVSSKCLVCDKTCGSVLRLQDWRCLWCRATVHTACRPAISVKCPLGPAKLSVVPPTALHSIGSDEAWEAIRPTGCSPLLVFVNSKSGDNQGVKFLRRFKQLLNPAQVFDLIKGGPGPGLRLFRHFDPFRILVCSGDGSVGWVLSEIDRLGMHKQCQVGVLPLGTGNDLARVLGWGSSCDDDTHLPQLLEKYEKAGTKMLDRWSIMTFERSISLPCHKTTLSRSETTLKSNIVHQYENNVITHITNILQSDQDNVVLSSIKTLCDTVKDFATHIVENMNSEDQQVEEKCKILQEKLDLLLQTLCREECYLPEHVENADITLNTEVSISPGSCEKGVLEKPEKDITNLKRVQRKRHLMEKEIVMSRANSLKKIIRQLVEYSQLVMDDQINADTKHISKTSNTTISLDDDITVLNSVSSKKQQMDIPGLKVDHVENLSVGPFIESLKSTEDSICTASPTPNVASLSPMPDLRRDSQPEELLTLPAPDGFADTRRNSENSPQGSFNFQVITTQSMTIFNQQETEIHACNDQHISEYNNIEASSEFQISVTRTNFDTSSPSDDATMQDTIISPDSDSIQSRHLSPEHEQKYENKNKVDTSRGSCSNSIVSTDSMISDTLDFKSYVIRNSESEIARIGSDIFDSTKRSDSSEIGHIDSPDNSDMFTSEVQNSESLIDDLSSLGQDLISTMIGEKYDSVRECLESEQIEKPQKYCSLAQFVEGNDIARRSFKKEAKNSIVMEKENNRIKYKLGLSGQNNTEVVKSKESPDGKTSDLLSPVCCFTVSSDNTPTNEKPNNFPPTISVIINPPSPSMSIESQHDSDTGYKMSPYLKRYNGESMEKLSVELPESGFSPQATRRISSGSLLKASEVVSLAATAARFGGSNVSLRHERVKSVDKTEDAKKLPIINPLVQLSMWPNVSGGTGLISQALLANADALCAAVSPLMDPDETLMEGYFERCVMNNYFGIGIDAKISLDFHHKREEHPEKCRSRAKNYMWYGVLGSKQWLQKTYKNLEQRVQLECDGQRIPLPSLQGIVVLNIPSFMGGTNFWGGTKEGDLFLAPSFDDRILEVVAVFGSVQMAASRLINLQHHRIAQCQTVQINILGDEGVPIQVDGEAWIQPPGIIRIIHKNRMQMLYRNRALETSLKTWEEKQRNTLNAISQSTSTLSNAQLQSQPKPHLYAQSKPSHLNDEEMFILLGFIEVVTTLVKWVKLLIISHPSLEPDLYQVAARTAQALEQVHPNGKILQG; this is translated from the exons ATGTCACCAAAGCAACAGAGAACCCGTTCTCGATTCAAG gtGATAACTCCATTTCGATCACTGGTTCTCTGTGGTGAAAACAGACGAGAAATGGAAGATTGGTTGAACGCATTAAGAACAGTAGCAGAGAATCATCCTCAAACAGATTCTGGTATAGCAGAAATGCTTAGTGGTAATCACCAATGGTATGCAACAAGTCATGCAAGACCAACATACTGCAATGTTTGTAGAGATGCTCTTTATG GTGTTACTTCACATGGTTTGAGTTGTGAAATATGTAAATATAAGGTTCACAAACGATGTAGCATAAAAGCAATAAATAATTGCAAATGGACTACATTAGCATCTATTGGCAAAGAGATTATTGAGGACCAAGATGGG AACATTACCATGCCACATCAGTGGATGGAAGGCAACTTACCAGTATCCTCAAAATGTTTAGTGTGTGACAAAACTTGTGGTTCTGTACTCAG ACTTCAAGACTGGAGATGTTTATGGTGTAGAGCTACAGTACACACAGCATGTAGACCTGCCATAAGTGTTAAATGTCCATTAGGACCAGCTAAATTGAGCGTAGTTCCTCCTACAGCATTGCATAGTATAG GTAGCGACGAAGCATGGGAAGCTATTAGACCTACTGGGTGCAGTCCACTTTTAGTATTTGTAAATAGTAAATCTGGTGACAATCAAGGTGTTAAATTTCTTAGAagatttaaacaattattaaatcCAGCACAAGTATTTGATCTTATAAAAGGAGGACCAGGGCCAGG gTTAAGGTTGTTTCGTCACTTTGATCCATTTCGAATTTTGGTGTGTAGTGGTGATGGATCTGTTGGTTGGGTTCTTTCCGAAATTGATCGTTTAGGGATGCAT AAGCAGTGCCAAGTTGGAGTTCTACCTTTGGGAACAGGAAATGATCTGGCACGTGTATTGGGTTGGGGGTCTTCTTGTGATGATGATACTCATTTACCCCAGTTAttagaaaaatatgaaaaagcaGGCACAAAAATGCTTGATCGATGGAGTATTATGACTTTCGAACGTAGCATATCTTTGCCGTGTCATAAAACTACTTTAAGTCGATCTGAAACAACTTTAAAGTCCAATATTGTCCATCAATATGAAAACAATGTTATTACTCACATAACAAACATTTTACAATCAGATCAAGACAATGTAGTTTTATCTAGCATTAA AACTTTGTGTGACACAGTCAAAGATTTTGCAACTCATATAGTGGAAAATATGAATTCTGAGGACCAACAAGTGGAAGAAAAGTGTAAAATACTTCAGGAAAAACTTGATTTGTTGTTACAAACTTTATGTAGAGAAGAATGTTACTTACCTGAACATGTAGAAAATGCAGATATTACATTAAATACTGAAGTTTCTATCTCACCTGGAAGTTGCGAGAAAGGGGTATTagaaaagccagaaaaagatataacaaatttaaaaaggGTTCAAAGAAAAAGACATCTTATGGAAAAGGAAATTGTAATGTCAAG AGCAAAcagcttaaaaaaaattataagacAACTTGTGGAATATTCACAATTGGTTATGGATGATCAGATTAATGCAGATACAAAACATATTTCTAAAACATCAAATACGACTATTTCACTAGATGATGATATTACAGTATTAAATTCTGTATCAA gCAAAAAGCAACAAATGGATATACCTGGTTTAAAAGTGGACCACGTTGAAAATTTATCTGTAGGACCATTTATAGAATCCCTAAAAAGTACAGAAGATTCTATATGTACTGCTAGTCCTACTCCTAATGTGGCATCTTTAAGTCCAATGCCTGATCTTAGAAGAGATTCTCAACCTGAAGAATTATTAACATTACCTGCTCCTGATGGTTTTGCTGACACAAGACGAAATAGTGAAAATTCACCACAAGG CTCATTTAATTTTCAAGTAATTACAACTCAGTCCATGACTATATTTAATCAACAAGAAACAGAAATTCATGCATGTAATGATCAACATATATCTGAGTATAATAACATAGAAGCTTCTTCAGAGTTTCAAATAAGCGTTACGAGAACTAACTTTGATACAAGTTCACCTTCAGATGATGCTACTATGCAAGATACAATTATTTCTCCTGATTCAGATTCAATTCAATCTAGACATTTATCCCCAGAACatgaacaaaaatatgaaaataaaaataaagtggaTACATCTAGAGGTAGCTGTAGTAATAGTATTGTTAGTACAGATAGTATGATTTCTGATACTTTGGATTTTAAGAGTTACGTTATACGAAATAGTGAAAGTGAAATTG CTCGTATAGGTAGTGATATATTTGATTCTACAAAAAGATCCGACAGTTCTGAAATTGGACATATTGATTCCCCTGATAATTCAGACATGTTTACTAGCGAAGTACAAAATTCTGAAAGTTTAATCGATGATTTAAGCTCTCTTGGTCAAGATTTAATTAGTACGATGATCGGAGAAAAATATGACTCTGTAAGAGAGTGTTTAGAATCTGAGCAGATTGAGAAACCACAAAAATATTGCAGTTTAGCTCAATTTGTAGAAGGTAATGATATTGCTAGGCGATCATTTAAGAAAGAAGCAAAAAATTCCATAGTTATGGAGAAAGAG AATAATAGAATCAAGTATAAATTAGGATTATCTGGGCAAAATAATACTGAAGTTGTCAAATCTAAAGAATCTCCAGATGGCAAAACATCTGATTTATTGAGTCCTGTATGTTGTTTCACTGTTTCTTCAGATAATACACCAACAAACGAAAAACCTAATAATTTTCCACCTACAATAAGTGTTATAATTAATCCTCCTAGTCCATCAATGTCTATTGAAAGTCAACACGATTCAGACACAGGATATAAAATGAGCCCATACTTAAAACGATATAATGGTGAAAGTATGGAAAAAC TAAGTGTAGAGCTACCAGAGTCTGGTTTTTCTCCTCAAGCAACTCGTCGAATTAGCAGTGGAAGTTTACTAAAAGCATCAGAAGTAGTCTCTTTAGCTGCTACAGCTGCAAGATTTGGTGGTTCTAATGTAAGTTTACGCCATGAAAGAGTAAAATCCGTTGACAAAACCGAAGATGCTAAAAAACTTCCAATTATTAATCCATTGGTTCAATTATCTATGTGGCCAA ATGTCAGTGGAGGAACAGGTCTCATTAGTCAAGCATTACTTGCAAATGCAGATGCACTTTGTGCAGCAGTATCACCATTAATGGATCCGGATGAAACTTTAAT GGAAGGTTATTTTGAACGTTGTGTTATGAACAATTATTTTGGAATTGGTATTGATGCAAAAATCAGTCTTGATTTTCATCATAAGAGAGAAGAACATCCTGAGAAATGTCGATCACGGGCAAAAAATTATATGTGGTATGGTGTATTGGGGTCCAAACAGTGGTTACAAAAAACATACAAAAATCTTGAACAAAGGGTACAATTAGAATGTGACGGTCAGCGGATACCATTACCTTCTTTACAAGGGATTGTTGTATTGAACATTCCAAG TTTTATGGGTGGCACAAACTTTTGGGGAGGTACCAAAGAAGGAGATTTATTTTTAGCACCGTCGTTTGACGACCGTATATTGGAAGTTGTAGCTGTATTTGGTTCTGTTCAAATGGCTGCATCGCGACTTATTAATTTGCAGCATCATAGAATTGCACAGTGTCAAACAgttcaaattaatattttgggagatGAAGGAGTACCTATACAAGTCGATGGTGAAGCTTGGATCCAACCACCTGGTATTATACGTATTATACACAAAAATCGTATGCAAATGCTGTACAGAAATAGG GCTCTTGAGACATCTTTAAAAACGTGGGAAGAAAAACAACGCAATACCCTCAATGCAATATCGCAATCAACATCCACTTTAAGCAATGCACAATTACAATCGCAACCAAAGCCTCATTTATACGCACAGAGTAAACCATCGCACTTAAATGACGAAGAAATGTTTATTTTGCTGGGATTTATTGAAGTAGTTACAACTCTGGTTAAATGGGTCAAACTACTCATTATATCACATCCAAGTTTAGAGCCAGATTTATATCAGGTTGCTGCTAGGACAGCCCAGGCACTTGAACAAGTACATCcaaatggaaaaatattacaagGC TAA
- the LOC143347377 gene encoding diacylglycerol kinase eta isoform X7 yields MSPKQQRTRSRFKVITPFRSLVLCGENRREMEDWLNALRTVAENHPQTDSGIAEMLSGNHQWYATSHARPTYCNVCRDALYGVTSHGLSCEICKYKVHKRCSIKAINNCKWTTLASIGKEIIEDQDGNITMPHQWMEGNLPVSSKCLVCDKTCGSVLRLQDWRCLWCRATVHTACRPAISVKCPLGPAKLSVVPPTALHSIGSDEAWEAIRPTGCSPLLVFVNSKSGDNQGVKFLRRFKQLLNPAQVFDLIKGGPGPGLRLFRHFDPFRILVCSGDGSVGWVLSEIDRLGMHKQCQVGVLPLGTGNDLARVLGWGSSCDDDTHLPQLLEKYEKAGTKMLDRWSIMTFERSISLPCHKTTLSRSETTLKSNIVHQYENNVITHITNILQSDQDNVVLSSIKTLCDTVKDFATHIVENMNSEDQQVEEKCKILQEKLDLLLQTLCREECYLPEHVENADITLNTEVSISPGSCEKGVLEKPEKDITNLKRVQRKRHLMEKEIVMSRANSLKKIIRQLVEYSQLVMDDQINADTKHISKTSNTTISLDDDITVLNSVSSKKQQMDIPGLKVDHVENLSVGPFIESLKSTEDSICTASPTPNVASLSPMPDLRRDSQPEELLTLPAPDGFADTRRNSENSPQGSFNFQVITTQSMTIFNQQETEIHACNDQHISEYNNIEASSEFQISVTRTNFDTSSPSDDATMQDTIISPDSDSIQSRHLSPEHEQKYENKNKVDTSRGSCSNSIVSTDSMISDTLDFKSYVIRNSESEIARIGSDIFDSTKRSDSSEIGHIDSPDNSDMFTSEVQNSESLIDDLSSLGQDLISTMIGEKYDSVRECLESEQIEKPQKYCSLAQFVEGNDIARRSFKKEAKNSIVMEKENNRIKYKLGLSGQNNTEVVKSKESPDGKTSDLLSPVCCFTVSSDNTPTNEKPNNFPPTISVIINPPSPSMSIESQHDSDTGYKMSPYLKRYNGESMEKLSVELPESGFSPQATRRISSGSLLKASEVVSLAATAARFGGSNVSLRHERVKSVDKTEDAKKLPIINPLVQLSMWPNVSGGTGLISQALLANADALCAAVSPLMDPDETLMEGYFERCVMNNYFGIGIDAKISLDFHHKREEHPEKCRSRAKNYMWYGVLGSKQWLQKTYKNLEQRVQLECDGQRIPLPSLQGIVVLNIPSFMGGTNFWGGTKEGDLFLAPSFDDRILEVVAVFGSVQMAASRLINLQHHRIAQCQTVQINILGDEGVPIQVDGEAWIQPPGIIRIIHKNRMQMLYRNRALETSLKTWEEKQRNTLNAISQSTSTLSNAQLQSQPKPHLYAQSKPSHLNDEEMFILLGFIEVVTTLVKWVKLLIISHPSLEPDLYQVAARTAQALEQVHPNGKILQGNNLRPVVTELVSSARQLYEDSCELLRDKAHNLNYVMQRLREDLESKLSFSLANMEQELKKCTFDEGGTGLVYLQSLPSDEQGDKKNRHKGLFWLKFRRSGGNSGGHPARDQVTTWGVQEVCSWLENLQLDHELSSDYSPILEMQPT; encoded by the exons ATGTCACCAAAGCAACAGAGAACCCGTTCTCGATTCAAG gtGATAACTCCATTTCGATCACTGGTTCTCTGTGGTGAAAACAGACGAGAAATGGAAGATTGGTTGAACGCATTAAGAACAGTAGCAGAGAATCATCCTCAAACAGATTCTGGTATAGCAGAAATGCTTAGTGGTAATCACCAATGGTATGCAACAAGTCATGCAAGACCAACATACTGCAATGTTTGTAGAGATGCTCTTTATG GTGTTACTTCACATGGTTTGAGTTGTGAAATATGTAAATATAAGGTTCACAAACGATGTAGCATAAAAGCAATAAATAATTGCAAATGGACTACATTAGCATCTATTGGCAAAGAGATTATTGAGGACCAAGATGGG AACATTACCATGCCACATCAGTGGATGGAAGGCAACTTACCAGTATCCTCAAAATGTTTAGTGTGTGACAAAACTTGTGGTTCTGTACTCAG ACTTCAAGACTGGAGATGTTTATGGTGTAGAGCTACAGTACACACAGCATGTAGACCTGCCATAAGTGTTAAATGTCCATTAGGACCAGCTAAATTGAGCGTAGTTCCTCCTACAGCATTGCATAGTATAG GTAGCGACGAAGCATGGGAAGCTATTAGACCTACTGGGTGCAGTCCACTTTTAGTATTTGTAAATAGTAAATCTGGTGACAATCAAGGTGTTAAATTTCTTAGAagatttaaacaattattaaatcCAGCACAAGTATTTGATCTTATAAAAGGAGGACCAGGGCCAGG gTTAAGGTTGTTTCGTCACTTTGATCCATTTCGAATTTTGGTGTGTAGTGGTGATGGATCTGTTGGTTGGGTTCTTTCCGAAATTGATCGTTTAGGGATGCAT AAGCAGTGCCAAGTTGGAGTTCTACCTTTGGGAACAGGAAATGATCTGGCACGTGTATTGGGTTGGGGGTCTTCTTGTGATGATGATACTCATTTACCCCAGTTAttagaaaaatatgaaaaagcaGGCACAAAAATGCTTGATCGATGGAGTATTATGACTTTCGAACGTAGCATATCTTTGCCGTGTCATAAAACTACTTTAAGTCGATCTGAAACAACTTTAAAGTCCAATATTGTCCATCAATATGAAAACAATGTTATTACTCACATAACAAACATTTTACAATCAGATCAAGACAATGTAGTTTTATCTAGCATTAA AACTTTGTGTGACACAGTCAAAGATTTTGCAACTCATATAGTGGAAAATATGAATTCTGAGGACCAACAAGTGGAAGAAAAGTGTAAAATACTTCAGGAAAAACTTGATTTGTTGTTACAAACTTTATGTAGAGAAGAATGTTACTTACCTGAACATGTAGAAAATGCAGATATTACATTAAATACTGAAGTTTCTATCTCACCTGGAAGTTGCGAGAAAGGGGTATTagaaaagccagaaaaagatataacaaatttaaaaaggGTTCAAAGAAAAAGACATCTTATGGAAAAGGAAATTGTAATGTCAAG AGCAAAcagcttaaaaaaaattataagacAACTTGTGGAATATTCACAATTGGTTATGGATGATCAGATTAATGCAGATACAAAACATATTTCTAAAACATCAAATACGACTATTTCACTAGATGATGATATTACAGTATTAAATTCTGTATCAA gCAAAAAGCAACAAATGGATATACCTGGTTTAAAAGTGGACCACGTTGAAAATTTATCTGTAGGACCATTTATAGAATCCCTAAAAAGTACAGAAGATTCTATATGTACTGCTAGTCCTACTCCTAATGTGGCATCTTTAAGTCCAATGCCTGATCTTAGAAGAGATTCTCAACCTGAAGAATTATTAACATTACCTGCTCCTGATGGTTTTGCTGACACAAGACGAAATAGTGAAAATTCACCACAAGG CTCATTTAATTTTCAAGTAATTACAACTCAGTCCATGACTATATTTAATCAACAAGAAACAGAAATTCATGCATGTAATGATCAACATATATCTGAGTATAATAACATAGAAGCTTCTTCAGAGTTTCAAATAAGCGTTACGAGAACTAACTTTGATACAAGTTCACCTTCAGATGATGCTACTATGCAAGATACAATTATTTCTCCTGATTCAGATTCAATTCAATCTAGACATTTATCCCCAGAACatgaacaaaaatatgaaaataaaaataaagtggaTACATCTAGAGGTAGCTGTAGTAATAGTATTGTTAGTACAGATAGTATGATTTCTGATACTTTGGATTTTAAGAGTTACGTTATACGAAATAGTGAAAGTGAAATTG CTCGTATAGGTAGTGATATATTTGATTCTACAAAAAGATCCGACAGTTCTGAAATTGGACATATTGATTCCCCTGATAATTCAGACATGTTTACTAGCGAAGTACAAAATTCTGAAAGTTTAATCGATGATTTAAGCTCTCTTGGTCAAGATTTAATTAGTACGATGATCGGAGAAAAATATGACTCTGTAAGAGAGTGTTTAGAATCTGAGCAGATTGAGAAACCACAAAAATATTGCAGTTTAGCTCAATTTGTAGAAGGTAATGATATTGCTAGGCGATCATTTAAGAAAGAAGCAAAAAATTCCATAGTTATGGAGAAAGAG AATAATAGAATCAAGTATAAATTAGGATTATCTGGGCAAAATAATACTGAAGTTGTCAAATCTAAAGAATCTCCAGATGGCAAAACATCTGATTTATTGAGTCCTGTATGTTGTTTCACTGTTTCTTCAGATAATACACCAACAAACGAAAAACCTAATAATTTTCCACCTACAATAAGTGTTATAATTAATCCTCCTAGTCCATCAATGTCTATTGAAAGTCAACACGATTCAGACACAGGATATAAAATGAGCCCATACTTAAAACGATATAATGGTGAAAGTATGGAAAAAC TAAGTGTAGAGCTACCAGAGTCTGGTTTTTCTCCTCAAGCAACTCGTCGAATTAGCAGTGGAAGTTTACTAAAAGCATCAGAAGTAGTCTCTTTAGCTGCTACAGCTGCAAGATTTGGTGGTTCTAATGTAAGTTTACGCCATGAAAGAGTAAAATCCGTTGACAAAACCGAAGATGCTAAAAAACTTCCAATTATTAATCCATTGGTTCAATTATCTATGTGGCCAA ATGTCAGTGGAGGAACAGGTCTCATTAGTCAAGCATTACTTGCAAATGCAGATGCACTTTGTGCAGCAGTATCACCATTAATGGATCCGGATGAAACTTTAAT GGAAGGTTATTTTGAACGTTGTGTTATGAACAATTATTTTGGAATTGGTATTGATGCAAAAATCAGTCTTGATTTTCATCATAAGAGAGAAGAACATCCTGAGAAATGTCGATCACGGGCAAAAAATTATATGTGGTATGGTGTATTGGGGTCCAAACAGTGGTTACAAAAAACATACAAAAATCTTGAACAAAGGGTACAATTAGAATGTGACGGTCAGCGGATACCATTACCTTCTTTACAAGGGATTGTTGTATTGAACATTCCAAG TTTTATGGGTGGCACAAACTTTTGGGGAGGTACCAAAGAAGGAGATTTATTTTTAGCACCGTCGTTTGACGACCGTATATTGGAAGTTGTAGCTGTATTTGGTTCTGTTCAAATGGCTGCATCGCGACTTATTAATTTGCAGCATCATAGAATTGCACAGTGTCAAACAgttcaaattaatattttgggagatGAAGGAGTACCTATACAAGTCGATGGTGAAGCTTGGATCCAACCACCTGGTATTATACGTATTATACACAAAAATCGTATGCAAATGCTGTACAGAAATAGG GCTCTTGAGACATCTTTAAAAACGTGGGAAGAAAAACAACGCAATACCCTCAATGCAATATCGCAATCAACATCCACTTTAAGCAATGCACAATTACAATCGCAACCAAAGCCTCATTTATACGCACAGAGTAAACCATCGCACTTAAATGACGAAGAAATGTTTATTTTGCTGGGATTTATTGAAGTAGTTACAACTCTGGTTAAATGGGTCAAACTACTCATTATATCACATCCAAGTTTAGAGCCAGATTTATATCAGGTTGCTGCTAGGACAGCCCAGGCACTTGAACAAGTACATCcaaatggaaaaatattacaagGC AACAATTTGAGACCAGTTGTAACAGAATTAGTTTCAAGTGCAAGACAATTGTATGAAGACTCATGTGAATTACTTAGAGATAAAGCACATAATTTA AATTATGTAATGCAGAGATTGCGAGAAGATTTAGAAAGTAAGTTATCATTCTCTTTAGCCAATATGGAACAAGAATTGAAAAAATGTACATTTGATGAAGGAGGCACAGGATTAGTATATTTACAAAGCTTGCCATCAGATGAACAG GGAGATAAAAAGAATCGCCACAAAGGTTTATTCTGGTTAAAATTCCGACGTTCAGGAGGTAATTCTGGTGGACATCCTGCTAGGGATCAAGTTACTACATGgggtgttcaagaagtatgttccTGGTTAGAGAATCTACAGTTGG